From one Phycisphaerae bacterium genomic stretch:
- a CDS encoding NAD(P)-dependent oxidoreductase, with product MRTPSTALGFIGLGIMGAPMAMHLLHAGYRLYVHTRTAARAQPLLDVGAVWCDTPADVGRQCNVLITIVTDTPDVEAVLFGPHGAAETLPTGACVIDMSTIDPEQTRVFAQRLAARGVTLLDAPVTGGDVGARNATLTIMVGGDATAFERIRPVLAHLGRRIVHVGPSGSGQLLKACNQILCAVNMIGVCEALTLARRAGLDLAQAIETLNSGAGGSWALGNLGPKIAAGDDAPGFMIKLMQKDLRIVQSVAATLGITLPGAALAQQFYRSVSAEPEGARLGTQAMIHALNRLNDP from the coding sequence ATGCGTACGCCATCCACGGCGCTCGGCTTCATCGGCCTGGGCATCATGGGTGCGCCCATGGCCATGCACCTGCTCCACGCCGGCTACCGGCTCTACGTGCACACGCGCACCGCCGCACGCGCCCAGCCCCTGCTCGACGTTGGCGCCGTCTGGTGCGACACCCCCGCTGACGTTGGCCGCCAGTGCAACGTGCTGATCACCATCGTTACCGATACGCCCGACGTCGAAGCGGTCCTTTTCGGCCCCCACGGTGCCGCCGAAACGCTGCCCACTGGTGCCTGCGTCATCGACATGAGCACGATTGACCCGGAGCAGACGCGCGTTTTCGCGCAGCGCCTGGCCGCGCGCGGTGTCACCCTACTCGACGCCCCCGTCACCGGCGGCGACGTCGGGGCCCGCAACGCCACGTTGACCATCATGGTCGGCGGCGACGCAACCGCGTTCGAACGCATCCGGCCCGTATTGGCTCACCTGGGCCGCCGCATCGTGCATGTAGGCCCCAGCGGCAGCGGCCAACTGCTCAAAGCCTGCAACCAGATCCTCTGCGCCGTGAACATGATCGGCGTCTGCGAAGCTCTCACGCTCGCCCGGCGTGCCGGCCTGGATCTCGCACAGGCGATCGAGACGCTGAACTCCGGGGCGGGCGGCTCCTGGGCACTCGGAAACCTCGGCCCCAAGATCGCCGCCGGCGACGACGCCCCGGGCTTCATGATCAAGCTGATGCAAAAGGACCTGCGTATCGTCCAGTCCGTCGCTGCCACGCTCGGCATCACGCTGCCCGGCGCCGCACTGGCACAGCAGTTCTACCGCAGTGTCAGCGCCGAGCCGGAAGGCGCGCGCCTCGGCACGCAGGCCATGATCCACGCGCTCAACCGCCTCAACGACCCCTGA
- a CDS encoding glycosyltransferase — protein MLTHHWLVRRRGGEKVLEALAELLPDSPLYTLVHDAAGMAGSPLIRRPVHTSWLQHLPGATRHYPKLLPLLPSAARRMKLPPVDLVVCSDAAIAKAMTPDPRSKVVCYCHSPMRYAFEPEISRGYRRTLPLLARPLWGPTCAYVRKADYRAAQRVDRFVANSWHVAARIKRCYGRESVVVYPPVDIPPAPTTSPREDFYLCVGYHTPYKRLDLAIEACRRLRQGLVVIGDGPDTARIDPQRDKHVELLGWQSADVIDRYLDRAAALLFPGEEDFGIVPVEAMAHGCPVIAYAVGGATETVIDGQTGVFFEQQTVESLANAIERCTQCAFDPSAMHRHAAQFGRARFLRAMREVLADVMMRPAARALGR, from the coding sequence GTGTTGACGCACCATTGGCTCGTCCGCCGGCGTGGCGGCGAAAAAGTGCTCGAAGCTCTCGCCGAATTGCTGCCGGACAGCCCGCTCTACACGCTGGTGCACGACGCCGCCGGCATGGCCGGATCGCCGCTGATCCGCCGGCCGGTACACACTTCCTGGCTGCAACACCTACCCGGTGCGACGCGCCACTATCCCAAGCTGCTGCCGCTGCTACCTTCGGCCGCCCGGCGAATGAAACTCCCGCCGGTCGATCTCGTCGTCTGCTCCGACGCCGCCATCGCCAAGGCCATGACGCCCGACCCGCGCAGCAAGGTTGTCTGCTATTGCCACTCGCCGATGCGCTACGCGTTCGAGCCCGAGATCAGCCGAGGATATCGCCGGACGCTCCCGCTGCTCGCCCGGCCATTGTGGGGACCGACGTGTGCCTACGTGCGCAAGGCGGACTACCGCGCCGCGCAACGCGTGGACCGGTTTGTCGCCAACTCGTGGCACGTCGCCGCGCGGATCAAACGCTGTTACGGCCGCGAAAGCGTGGTCGTCTACCCGCCGGTGGACATCCCTCCGGCCCCCACGACCAGCCCACGCGAGGACTTCTACCTTTGCGTCGGCTATCACACGCCCTACAAGCGGCTCGATCTGGCCATTGAAGCCTGCCGGCGCCTTCGGCAGGGACTGGTCGTCATCGGCGACGGCCCGGACACCGCGCGCATCGACCCGCAGCGCGACAAGCACGTCGAGCTGCTCGGCTGGCAGTCCGCCGACGTGATCGACCGCTACCTGGACCGCGCCGCCGCCCTGCTCTTCCCCGGCGAAGAGGACTTCGGCATCGTCCCCGTCGAGGCCATGGCCCACGGCTGCCCGGTGATCGCCTACGCGGTCGGCGGCGCGACGGAAACAGTCATCGACGGTCAGACTGGCGTGTTCTTCGAGCAGCAGACGGTAGAGAGTCTGGCTAACGCGATCGAGCGCTGCACACAGTGCGCGTTCGATCCGAGCGCGATGCACCGCCATGCGGCGCAATTCGGCCGCGCGCGGTTCTTGCGCGCGATGCGCGAGGTGCTGGCGGACGTTATGATGCGCCCGGCCGCCCGGGCACTTGGGCGCTGA
- a CDS encoding threonine--tRNA ligase: MLKVHLPDGNVVEHPDGASVLDVLQSVAPGLARKAVAAKVNGKIVDLATRLTGPEVTLVALKPDDPAGLEVLRHSCAHVMAEAVCTLWPETKLAYGPPVDNGFYYDIELDHSLTPEDFVRIEAKMDEIVRADRPFTRYELPRDEALAKLRAEGNPYKIDNAERADGNTLSFYTTGEPGAGHFEDLCRGPHVPSTGRIGAYKVMQVAGAYWHGDSSKQMLQRVYGTTFPDKKALKAHLEQLEEARKRDHRKLGQELGLFTIDPLVGTGLVLWKPRGAVIRRVLEAYILDELLKRGYQPVYTPQIGRLDLYRTSGHFPYYKDAQYPPLFESDRARLLNALWEVAHASKADHADAAEIALFERIAGEYPELAKAGYPAKSPAEDRLRRIRSWLAQEDGYLLRPMNCPHHIRIYASDARSYRDLPVRIAEFGQVYRYEQSGEVSGMTRVRGFCQDDAHIFCTQEQLLDEIAGCVDMAKLSLRVIGLKDYRVRVGLGDGSEKYIGGPELWAKAEAAVLDAVRTSGMDHVVERGEAAFYGPKIDFIVKDCIGREWQLGTVQVDYNLPERFDLKYVGEDNHEHRPVMIHRAPFGSMERFVGILIEQFAGAFPLWLSPVQVRICSISAKSKEYAQKVFELCRAAPLRAELDNSDDRIGNKIRLAAHAKIPYILVVGEQEAAEGKVNVRTREGKQYGSFTLPEFLAACAIEIANRGEEPRA; this comes from the coding sequence ATGCTGAAGGTGCACCTACCCGACGGCAACGTCGTCGAACATCCCGACGGCGCGTCAGTGCTGGATGTGCTCCAGTCGGTTGCGCCGGGGCTGGCGCGCAAGGCCGTCGCCGCCAAAGTCAACGGCAAGATCGTGGACCTCGCGACGCGCCTCACCGGCCCGGAGGTCACACTCGTCGCGCTCAAGCCGGATGATCCGGCCGGGCTCGAGGTGCTCCGTCATAGCTGCGCGCACGTCATGGCCGAGGCCGTCTGCACGCTCTGGCCGGAGACGAAACTCGCCTATGGGCCGCCGGTCGACAACGGCTTCTACTACGACATCGAGCTGGACCACAGCCTGACGCCCGAAGACTTCGTCCGCATCGAAGCCAAGATGGACGAGATCGTGCGGGCCGACCGGCCGTTCACGCGCTATGAGCTGCCGCGCGACGAGGCCCTGGCCAAGCTGCGCGCCGAGGGTAACCCCTACAAGATCGACAACGCGGAGCGCGCCGACGGCAACACGCTCAGCTTCTACACGACCGGCGAGCCTGGTGCGGGTCATTTCGAGGATCTCTGCCGTGGCCCGCATGTCCCCAGCACCGGCCGCATCGGCGCCTACAAGGTCATGCAGGTGGCCGGCGCCTACTGGCACGGCGACTCCAGCAAGCAGATGCTCCAGCGCGTCTACGGCACGACCTTCCCCGACAAGAAGGCGCTGAAAGCCCACCTTGAGCAGCTCGAGGAAGCCAGGAAGCGCGACCACCGCAAACTCGGCCAGGAGCTCGGCCTGTTCACCATCGACCCGCTGGTCGGCACGGGCCTGGTGCTCTGGAAGCCCCGCGGGGCCGTCATCCGCCGCGTGCTGGAAGCCTACATCCTCGACGAACTGCTCAAACGCGGCTACCAGCCCGTGTACACGCCGCAGATCGGCCGCCTGGATTTGTACCGCACGAGCGGACACTTCCCCTACTACAAGGACGCCCAGTATCCGCCGCTGTTCGAGTCGGACCGCGCCCGCCTGCTGAACGCCCTCTGGGAAGTCGCGCACGCATCGAAAGCGGATCACGCGGACGCCGCCGAGATCGCGCTCTTCGAGCGCATCGCCGGCGAATACCCGGAGCTGGCGAAGGCCGGCTATCCGGCGAAGTCGCCCGCGGAGGATCGGCTGCGGCGCATCCGGAGCTGGCTCGCCCAGGAGGACGGCTACCTGCTCCGGCCGATGAACTGCCCGCACCACATCCGCATCTACGCATCGGACGCCCGCAGCTATCGCGACCTGCCCGTGCGCATCGCCGAGTTCGGCCAGGTGTATCGCTACGAGCAGTCCGGCGAAGTCTCCGGCATGACCCGCGTCCGCGGTTTCTGCCAGGACGATGCTCACATTTTCTGCACGCAGGAGCAGTTGCTCGACGAGATCGCGGGCTGCGTGGACATGGCGAAGCTCTCACTGCGGGTCATCGGCCTGAAGGACTACCGCGTGCGCGTCGGCCTGGGCGACGGCAGCGAGAAGTACATCGGCGGGCCCGAGCTCTGGGCCAAGGCCGAGGCCGCCGTGCTCGATGCCGTCCGCACCAGTGGCATGGACCACGTCGTCGAGCGCGGCGAGGCCGCGTTCTACGGCCCGAAGATCGACTTCATCGTGAAGGACTGCATCGGCCGCGAGTGGCAGCTCGGCACCGTGCAGGTGGACTACAACCTGCCCGAGCGCTTCGACCTGAAGTACGTCGGCGAGGACAACCACGAGCACCGGCCGGTGATGATCCACCGCGCGCCATTCGGCAGCATGGAGCGCTTCGTCGGCATCCTCATCGAGCAATTCGCCGGCGCGTTCCCGCTCTGGCTGTCGCCGGTGCAGGTGCGCATCTGCTCGATCAGCGCGAAGTCGAAAGAGTACGCCCAGAAGGTTTTCGAGCTGTGCCGCGCCGCGCCGCTGCGGGCCGAGCTGGACAACAGCGATGACCGCATCGGCAACAAGATCCGGCTGGCCGCACACGCGAAGATTCCGTATATCCTGGTGGTCGGCGAGCAGGAAGCCGCCGAAGGGAAGGTGAACGTCCGCACGCGCGAGGGCAAGCAGTATGGAAGCTTCACGCTGCCCGAGTTCCTGGCCGCGTGCGCCATTGAAATCGCGAACCGGGGCGAAGAGCCCCGTGCCTGA
- the larC gene encoding nickel pincer cofactor biosynthesis protein LarC: MRCAYFDCFCGAAGDMILAALVHAGLKLDSLQEVVARLRLPGVELDAEPVRRGGFAATHVTVHVAHEAHHHHRHLPDILKIIAAAQFSPRVTKDAGRVFTRLAEAEATAHGISVDKVHFHEVGAADAIVDIVGACAGLEALGIEQLVCSPIPTGSGTVECAHGILPVPAPATAELLRGVPLAACDAPGELTTPTGAAILTTLAESFGPLPPMRVATIGYGAGTRENRSRPNILRVLIGDLPVPAGDVPESILVLETQVDDATGQNVAYAVERLLEAGALDVFTVPIGMKKGRPGQLVTVLCRPADVAALEAILFGETTTLGVRRHECQRTALERATHTVTTRFGALRVKVGRRGDQVVQTWPEYEDCAAAARTHGVPLRTVQDAALREWAERHAGDDARDAG; encoded by the coding sequence ATGCGCTGCGCGTACTTCGACTGTTTCTGCGGGGCGGCGGGCGACATGATCCTCGCCGCGCTCGTCCACGCGGGCCTCAAGCTCGATTCCCTGCAGGAGGTCGTCGCCCGCCTGCGTCTGCCCGGCGTGGAGCTCGACGCGGAACCGGTGCGGCGCGGCGGCTTCGCGGCCACGCACGTCACCGTCCACGTCGCGCACGAGGCTCACCACCATCACCGCCATCTGCCTGATATCCTGAAGATCATCGCTGCGGCACAGTTCTCGCCGCGCGTCACGAAGGACGCCGGCCGCGTATTTACGCGCCTCGCCGAAGCCGAGGCCACCGCCCACGGCATCTCCGTCGACAAGGTCCACTTCCACGAGGTCGGCGCCGCCGACGCGATCGTCGATATCGTCGGAGCCTGCGCCGGGCTCGAAGCCCTCGGCATCGAGCAGCTCGTCTGCTCGCCGATCCCCACCGGCAGCGGCACCGTCGAGTGCGCCCACGGCATCCTGCCCGTACCCGCGCCCGCGACGGCCGAGCTTCTCCGCGGCGTACCCCTGGCGGCGTGTGACGCGCCGGGTGAGCTGACTACCCCGACCGGTGCTGCCATCCTCACGACGCTCGCCGAGTCCTTCGGCCCCCTGCCGCCCATGCGCGTAGCCACCATCGGCTACGGCGCCGGAACACGCGAAAATCGCTCCCGGCCCAACATTCTTCGCGTCCTGATCGGCGATCTGCCCGTACCCGCCGGCGACGTACCCGAGTCCATTCTCGTCCTGGAAACGCAGGTGGACGACGCCACGGGGCAGAACGTCGCCTATGCCGTCGAACGGCTCCTGGAAGCGGGTGCGTTGGACGTGTTTACGGTGCCGATAGGAATGAAGAAGGGTCGGCCCGGGCAGCTTGTGACGGTGCTCTGCCGGCCCGCCGACGTCGCCGCGCTCGAGGCGATTCTGTTCGGCGAGACCACGACGCTGGGGGTCCGCCGGCACGAGTGCCAGCGGACGGCGCTGGAGCGTGCGACGCATACTGTGACGACGCGTTTTGGTGCGCTCCGCGTGAAGGTCGGGCGGCGCGGGGACCAGGTCGTGCAGACCTGGCCGGAATACGAGGATTGTGCCGCGGCCGCCCGGACGCATGGCGTGCCCCTGCGGACGGTGCAGGACGCGGCGTTGCGCGAATGGGCCGAACGGCATGCTGGTGACGACGCTCGGGACGCTGGATAG
- the infC gene encoding translation initiation factor IF-3 encodes MNLNLRCNEQIRVSPVRLIGENNEQLGILPNYEALRLAREAGVDLVEVAPNVRPPVCRLMNYGKWKYTQKKNVKKHHEQQTKEVRLRPKTDTHDRQIKVRQAIKFFKKGDKVQFTMVFRGRERFRREVALDVFKSILDEFGTRVKVERPPSMDGRHMVMILSALKDAFGDVDASDETAAAPSSKPAPAPPPASADPAPGAEQAPALQHETPPALSVPEPQG; translated from the coding sequence ATCAATCTGAACTTGCGCTGCAACGAGCAGATTCGCGTCTCGCCGGTGCGCTTGATCGGTGAGAACAACGAACAGCTCGGGATCCTCCCCAATTACGAGGCCCTGCGCCTGGCGCGCGAGGCCGGGGTGGATCTGGTCGAGGTGGCCCCGAACGTGCGGCCACCGGTTTGCCGCCTGATGAACTACGGCAAATGGAAGTACACCCAGAAGAAGAACGTCAAGAAACACCACGAGCAGCAGACCAAGGAAGTGCGCTTGCGGCCCAAGACCGACACGCACGACCGCCAGATCAAGGTTCGCCAGGCCATCAAGTTCTTCAAGAAGGGTGACAAGGTCCAGTTCACGATGGTCTTCCGCGGCCGCGAACGCTTCCGTCGCGAGGTCGCGCTGGACGTCTTCAAGTCGATCCTCGACGAGTTCGGCACGCGCGTGAAGGTGGAACGCCCGCCGTCCATGGACGGCCGGCACATGGTCATGATCCTCTCCGCGCTGAAAGACGCCTTCGGCGACGTCGATGCCAGCGACGAAACCGCCGCGGCGCCGTCGTCGAAACCCGCGCCCGCTCCGCCGCCGGCCTCCGCCGACCCGGCTCCCGGCGCCGAGCAGGCCCCCGCGCTCCAGCACGAGACGCCACCGGCCCTGTCCGTGCCCGAGCCCCAGGGCTGA
- the nth gene encoding endonuclease III, translating into MKEVATKTQKPRAKRKPAAKRPSPKCPAAKRPRESEAGRAARAARLLAALQAAYPDATCALRHDSALKLLVATILSAQCTDERVNMVTPDLFRRYPDARALAEADPAELEAAIRSTGFFRNKTKSLLGMARLVCDEFGGQVPDTMEALLRLPGVARKTANCVLGTWFGRNVGIVVDTHVGRIAERLRLAPSAKGSKDAEKIERDLMAVFPQDTWTWLAHALIEHGRRVCTARKPACANCPLAADCPSADKV; encoded by the coding sequence ATGAAGGAGGTTGCCACGAAAACGCAGAAGCCGCGCGCGAAGCGCAAGCCCGCTGCGAAGCGTCCGTCGCCGAAGTGCCCAGCCGCGAAGCGCCCGCGTGAAAGCGAAGCCGGGCGCGCGGCGCGGGCCGCGCGGCTGCTGGCGGCGCTGCAGGCGGCGTATCCTGATGCGACCTGTGCGCTGCGCCATGACAGTGCGCTGAAGCTGCTGGTCGCGACCATTCTGTCGGCCCAGTGCACGGACGAACGCGTGAACATGGTGACGCCCGATCTGTTCCGACGCTATCCCGATGCGCGGGCGCTGGCGGAGGCGGACCCGGCGGAGCTGGAGGCGGCGATTCGGTCGACGGGCTTTTTCCGCAACAAGACGAAGAGCCTGCTGGGGATGGCGCGGCTGGTCTGCGACGAGTTTGGCGGGCAGGTGCCGGACACGATGGAGGCACTGCTGCGACTGCCCGGCGTCGCGCGCAAGACGGCGAACTGCGTGCTGGGGACGTGGTTCGGCCGTAACGTCGGCATCGTCGTGGACACGCACGTCGGGCGCATTGCCGAGCGTTTGAGGCTGGCCCCGAGCGCGAAGGGCAGCAAGGATGCGGAGAAGATCGAACGCGACCTGATGGCGGTGTTTCCGCAGGACACGTGGACGTGGCTGGCGCATGCGCTCATCGAGCATGGACGGCGCGTGTGCACGGCGCGCAAGCCGGCGTGCGCGAATTGTCCGCTGGCGGCGGATTGCCCGTCGGCGGACAAAGTCTGA
- a CDS encoding polysaccharide deacetylase family protein produces MRKTVMTAPMCVILACALISQMSIAVAQPSRALGTPNDVPLCLAHGSAPAAEPTLLVGYASGRVARVGCAAGQPRVAWEAQADGAILALVELASPGQSGRDVVASTATGRVVCFRGDAPAPVWQFRSTCEVSALAGVADVDGDGATDLVAAGAAQRVHLLSGRGGQELWSQLFESKEGTASVQRLLVIADQNQDALPEVAVWLWSGELAVLSGRTGNPIWRRPIGGGFTEGFALVPDLNGDGAAELLVGGNDGMVRACSPLDGTVLWSGQVARPIRDLAVQPASATPANVYVASAGGEVARFDPKPQTTPDEPKWTVSLGDVCRSVATTVDVDNDGTLDVAACAENGVVALLSGQTGQVLQRWQASDVVRTICPISTSDQAYIAAASLDGEVRWLPVSGRACATQATNAPTTRPDIRGQPRLISPATAEDPRVIILLYHDVLPEARYHYATSVENFQSQMDALVREKYICVSLDQIADWLEGTGGLPARAVCITFDGQYQGQYTYAYPILRARGLFATSYITTDWIGTPNHCDWHQIREMDEAGVLDAQNHTINHPILTKCARPAQIAQLTGCDRAIERHVKTPLWRHHAYPAGVYDPSVQALLRELGFRTATTVRAGAVTREDDRLTLPRYTLCIHKTLAQFESWLTGKDAPDAGHGQAPAK; encoded by the coding sequence ATGCGCAAGACCGTAATGACGGCCCCGATGTGCGTCATCCTCGCCTGCGCGCTGATCAGCCAAATGAGCATCGCCGTCGCGCAACCGTCCCGCGCGCTGGGCACGCCGAACGATGTGCCGCTCTGCCTGGCACATGGCAGCGCGCCCGCAGCGGAGCCCACACTGCTCGTCGGCTACGCGTCCGGTCGCGTCGCACGCGTGGGCTGCGCCGCAGGCCAACCCCGCGTCGCCTGGGAAGCCCAGGCCGATGGCGCCATCCTCGCTCTCGTGGAACTCGCCTCGCCAGGACAATCCGGGCGAGACGTCGTCGCCAGCACCGCCACCGGCCGCGTGGTCTGCTTCCGCGGCGACGCCCCGGCCCCCGTCTGGCAGTTTAGATCGACGTGCGAGGTTTCCGCGCTCGCCGGCGTGGCTGATGTCGACGGCGACGGGGCCACCGACCTCGTAGCGGCCGGCGCGGCGCAACGCGTCCACCTGCTCAGCGGCCGCGGCGGCCAGGAACTCTGGTCGCAGCTCTTCGAATCCAAGGAGGGCACCGCGTCCGTGCAGCGGCTCCTGGTCATCGCCGATCAGAATCAAGACGCGCTCCCCGAGGTCGCCGTCTGGCTCTGGAGCGGCGAACTGGCCGTGCTTAGTGGCCGGACCGGAAATCCAATCTGGCGTCGGCCGATCGGCGGCGGCTTCACGGAAGGCTTTGCGCTCGTGCCCGACCTGAACGGCGACGGTGCGGCTGAGCTGCTCGTCGGCGGAAACGACGGCATGGTCCGCGCCTGCTCCCCGCTCGACGGGACCGTCTTGTGGTCCGGCCAGGTCGCCCGGCCAATCCGCGACCTGGCTGTGCAGCCCGCCAGTGCAACGCCGGCCAACGTGTACGTCGCCTCCGCCGGCGGTGAAGTCGCGCGCTTCGATCCCAAGCCGCAGACCACGCCGGATGAGCCGAAATGGACGGTCAGCCTCGGCGACGTTTGCCGCAGCGTAGCGACGACAGTCGATGTGGATAACGACGGCACGCTCGACGTAGCCGCCTGCGCCGAAAATGGCGTGGTCGCACTGCTCTCCGGCCAGACCGGGCAAGTCCTGCAACGCTGGCAGGCCAGCGACGTCGTCCGCACCATCTGCCCAATTTCGACAAGTGACCAGGCGTACATCGCCGCCGCAAGCCTGGATGGCGAAGTGCGCTGGCTCCCTGTGTCCGGCCGCGCATGCGCCACACAGGCGACCAACGCGCCGACGACGCGACCCGACATCAGGGGCCAGCCCCGCCTGATTTCGCCGGCGACTGCGGAAGACCCGCGCGTCATCATCCTCCTCTATCACGACGTGCTCCCCGAGGCGCGCTATCACTACGCCACGTCAGTCGAGAACTTCCAGTCGCAGATGGACGCGCTCGTCCGCGAGAAGTACATCTGTGTCTCGCTCGACCAGATCGCCGACTGGCTCGAGGGCACCGGCGGCTTGCCGGCGCGGGCCGTGTGCATCACGTTCGACGGCCAGTACCAGGGGCAATACACGTACGCCTACCCGATCCTCCGCGCCCGCGGCCTCTTCGCCACGTCCTACATCACAACCGACTGGATCGGCACGCCCAATCACTGTGACTGGCACCAGATTCGCGAAATGGATGAGGCCGGCGTGCTCGATGCACAGAACCACACCATCAATCACCCGATCTTGACGAAGTGCGCGCGCCCCGCTCAGATCGCCCAGCTCACCGGCTGTGATCGCGCGATTGAACGACACGTGAAAACGCCGCTGTGGCGTCATCACGCCTACCCGGCCGGCGTGTACGATCCCTCTGTGCAGGCGCTGCTCCGCGAGCTCGGATTCCGCACCGCGACCACCGTCCGCGCGGGCGCGGTCACCCGCGAAGATGACCGCCTGACGTTGCCGCGCTACACGCTCTGTATCCACAAGACGCTGGCACAGTTCGAAAGCTGGCTGACCGGCAAAGACGCACCGGACGCCGGCCACGGCCAGGCGCCCGCGAAGTGA